The proteins below are encoded in one region of Candidatus Binataceae bacterium:
- a CDS encoding farnesyl diphosphate synthase, with protein MRTSTSAQGDGEASGARAPARAGAFKIETYLRARARLIENELARLLARSEGPDGRLMEAMRYSLLAGGKRLRPILALAACEAVGGSRAQAMALACALEMIHTYSLIHDDLPCMDNDDLRRGKPTNHKIFGEALATLAGDGLLTDAFVVLARAPLPPAVLIEVIAEVASAAGASGMVAGQALDILCEGQAITQAQLEYLHARKTGALFLAAVRGGARLGGASAAQLAALGDYGRALGLAFQVIDDILDVEASTEQMGKRTHKDGEHHKVTFPSLLGLAKSKAFARKLLRQALRALEPFDQRAQPLRELVVFVVERSL; from the coding sequence ATGCGAACTTCGACTTCGGCCCAGGGCGACGGCGAAGCGTCAGGCGCGCGCGCGCCGGCGCGCGCCGGCGCTTTTAAAATCGAGACTTACTTGCGCGCGCGCGCCCGCCTGATCGAGAACGAGCTGGCACGCTTGTTGGCCCGAAGTGAGGGGCCCGACGGCCGGCTGATGGAGGCGATGCGCTATAGCCTGCTGGCAGGCGGTAAGCGGTTGCGTCCCATCCTGGCCCTGGCAGCCTGCGAAGCTGTCGGCGGCAGCCGCGCACAGGCGATGGCCTTGGCCTGCGCGCTTGAGATGATTCACACCTATTCGCTTATCCATGACGACCTACCGTGCATGGATAACGATGATTTGCGCCGCGGCAAGCCGACTAATCACAAGATCTTCGGCGAGGCGCTCGCCACCTTGGCGGGCGATGGTCTGCTGACCGATGCTTTTGTGGTCCTGGCTCGCGCACCCTTGCCGCCGGCCGTGTTAATCGAGGTGATCGCCGAAGTGGCAAGCGCCGCCGGTGCGAGCGGGATGGTGGCCGGGCAGGCTTTGGACATCCTGTGCGAGGGGCAGGCTATCACTCAGGCGCAGCTTGAATATTTGCATGCGCGCAAAACCGGGGCACTTTTTCTGGCCGCCGTGCGCGGCGGGGCCCGGCTGGGTGGCGCGAGCGCGGCCCAACTGGCCGCGCTCGGCGATTACGGCCGGGCGCTGGGGCTGGCCTTCCAGGTTATCGACGACATCTTGGATGTCGAAGCCTCCACCGAGCAGATGGGCAAGCGCACCCACAAGGATGGCGAGCATCACAAGGTTACCTTTCCCTCCCTGTTGGGACTGGCCAAGTCCAAAGCATTTGCGCGCAAGCTGCTGCGCCAGGCGTTGCGCGCCCTGGAGCCGTTCGATCAACGCGCCCAGCCGTTGCGCGAATTAGTGGTTTTCGTGGTGGAGCGTTCGCTGTGA
- a CDS encoding alcohol dehydrogenase catalytic domain-containing protein, with the protein MKVGRQALLTAPRQLALRTQAVPRPGPGEVLLAVRCALSCGTDLKFFRRGHPLFSFPSPLGHEFAGVVAAVGAGVDRFKPGDELMAAPSAPCGQCFFCQREQANLCPQAMAVMVMGAYADFVLLPAPVVQRNAFLKPAALPFEEAALLEPLSCVVHAQALAQPRAAEVAAVVGAGPFGLLHALMLKYLGVAQVIVIGRGDTRLRWASEFGADLVLDARGADVGAALAALNRGYGPDLIIEATGQPQGWEAAMSWVRRGGRVVFFGGCPSDSMVRLDTRRMHYDNLTLLAPFHYRPADVGRARELLVEGTLGAARIITRRRRLSELAQVFEELEAGEVLKCAIVP; encoded by the coding sequence GTGAAGGTCGGCCGCCAAGCGCTGCTGACGGCGCCGCGCCAACTGGCCTTGCGCACGCAGGCGGTGCCTCGGCCCGGCCCCGGCGAAGTGCTGCTCGCCGTGCGCTGCGCGCTCAGTTGCGGTACCGATCTGAAGTTTTTTCGTCGCGGTCACCCGCTGTTCAGTTTTCCCTCACCGCTGGGGCATGAATTTGCCGGGGTGGTGGCCGCGGTGGGGGCGGGCGTCGATCGCTTCAAGCCTGGCGACGAGCTAATGGCGGCGCCCAGCGCGCCTTGCGGCCAATGTTTTTTCTGCCAGCGCGAGCAGGCCAACCTCTGCCCGCAGGCGATGGCGGTGATGGTGATGGGCGCCTATGCCGACTTCGTGCTGCTGCCCGCGCCGGTGGTGCAACGCAATGCTTTCCTCAAACCAGCCGCGCTACCCTTCGAAGAAGCCGCGCTGCTGGAGCCACTCTCCTGCGTGGTTCACGCCCAGGCGCTGGCGCAGCCGCGCGCGGCCGAAGTCGCCGCGGTAGTGGGCGCCGGGCCCTTCGGCCTGCTGCATGCGCTGATGCTCAAATACCTGGGGGTAGCCCAGGTGATAGTGATTGGTCGCGGCGATACCCGCCTGCGGTGGGCGAGTGAATTTGGCGCCGACCTGGTGCTCGACGCGCGCGGCGCTGACGTCGGCGCGGCGCTGGCGGCGCTCAACAGGGGTTATGGCCCTGACCTGATAATCGAGGCGACGGGGCAACCTCAGGGCTGGGAAGCGGCGATGAGCTGGGTGCGGCGCGGCGGGCGTGTAGTCTTTTTCGGGGGCTGTCCCAGTGACTCGATGGTGCGGCTGGACACCCGGCGCATGCATTACGACAATCTGACCCTGCTTGCACCCTTTCACTATCGCCCAGCCGACGTGGGGCGGGCCCGTGAGTTGTTGGTGGAAGGCACGCTGGGCGCGGCGCGAATCATCACCCGCCGCCGCCGCCTGAGCGAGTTGGCCCAGGTCTTCGAAGAGCTAGAAGCGGGTGAAGTACTAAAATGCGCCATTGTTCCCTGA
- the shc gene encoding squalene--hopene cyclase yields MDDTAQEREQTAAAGEQGAHDKLERVIERAQRRLLDLQHPEGYWQAALEANASMNAEYIIFMHFMGCVEAELQAKLSKYLLEVQQPDGSWNLFPGGEGYFSTTVESYFALKLAGMRAGDDKITAARRWVLTRGGIPKAGMLARFYLACLGQLDWSTTVAVPVEIALLRQSWPVNVYELSSWARGTLFGLMVLQATKPVVKVSYEAGVLELYIEPPHFTKFSLPRGQRWLSLRTAFNQLDRLLWLYNRHPLKGLRQRALAAAEKWLLDHQEANGSWGGIEPCYLLSAMALKGLGYRTDHPVLAKALSATRELLWDLGEERTLCTPCVSPNWDTAWAARALLDSGAPSNHPALRSAGQWLIDHQIFKAGDWSVKRPKLEPGGWAFEFYNDNYPDVDDSAVIVGVLAEIAMEQLEAKQRAVAAGCNWVIGMQSRDGGFSAFDADNDASWLNSLPYSELEVATDPTCPDLTGRVLEMMAAAGYRADHPAAQRAIAWLRRHQSSDGSWWGRWGVNYVYGTFSALCGLRAIGIAPEDAMMRRGAAWLRAKQNPDGGWGESCLSDRDPAWRGKGPSTPSQTAWGVMGLLAGEVTPGEALERGARWLMERQNGAGGWDEAEFTGTGFPNHFYLRYHMYALYFPLIALGRYRRWLQSAGR; encoded by the coding sequence ATGGACGACACGGCGCAGGAGCGGGAGCAAACGGCGGCAGCGGGAGAGCAGGGCGCCCACGACAAACTTGAGCGCGTCATCGAGCGGGCCCAAAGACGGCTGCTCGACTTGCAACACCCCGAAGGTTATTGGCAGGCCGCGCTGGAGGCCAACGCCTCGATGAACGCCGAATATATCATTTTCATGCATTTCATGGGTTGCGTGGAGGCTGAGCTTCAGGCCAAGCTCAGCAAGTACCTGCTCGAGGTGCAGCAGCCGGATGGGAGTTGGAACCTGTTCCCGGGCGGCGAGGGGTATTTTTCCACTACCGTAGAGAGCTACTTTGCCCTCAAACTAGCCGGCATGCGCGCCGGCGACGATAAAATCACCGCCGCCCGCCGCTGGGTCCTGACCCGGGGCGGAATTCCCAAGGCTGGGATGCTGGCCCGCTTCTATCTGGCGTGTCTGGGCCAGTTGGATTGGAGCACGACCGTGGCGGTGCCGGTGGAAATCGCTTTGCTGCGCCAGAGCTGGCCGGTCAATGTCTATGAGCTATCCTCCTGGGCGCGCGGGACCTTGTTTGGCTTGATGGTGTTGCAAGCCACCAAGCCGGTGGTCAAAGTCAGCTACGAGGCGGGCGTACTTGAGCTCTATATCGAGCCGCCCCATTTCACCAAGTTCAGCCTGCCCCGTGGGCAGCGCTGGTTGTCGCTGCGCACCGCCTTCAATCAACTCGACCGCCTGTTGTGGCTGTATAATCGCCATCCACTCAAAGGTCTGCGCCAGCGCGCGCTGGCGGCAGCGGAAAAATGGCTGCTCGACCATCAGGAGGCCAACGGTTCGTGGGGCGGAATCGAGCCTTGCTATCTGCTCAGCGCGATGGCGCTCAAGGGGTTAGGCTACCGCACCGACCATCCGGTGCTGGCCAAGGCGCTTTCGGCCACCCGCGAGTTGTTGTGGGATCTGGGCGAGGAGCGCACGCTGTGCACGCCGTGCGTATCGCCCAACTGGGACACCGCCTGGGCGGCGCGCGCGCTGCTGGATTCGGGCGCTCCCAGCAACCATCCGGCCCTGCGCAGCGCCGGTCAATGGCTGATTGACCATCAAATCTTCAAAGCCGGCGACTGGTCGGTTAAGCGGCCCAAGCTGGAGCCGGGCGGATGGGCGTTCGAGTTCTACAACGACAACTATCCCGACGTTGACGACTCCGCGGTTATCGTCGGGGTGTTGGCCGAGATTGCGATGGAGCAGTTGGAGGCCAAGCAGCGCGCGGTCGCGGCGGGTTGCAACTGGGTGATCGGGATGCAATCGCGCGACGGCGGCTTTTCGGCGTTTGACGCTGATAACGACGCCAGTTGGCTCAACAGTCTGCCCTATTCAGAGCTGGAAGTGGCCACCGATCCGACCTGCCCCGACCTCACCGGCCGGGTTCTGGAGATGATGGCCGCGGCCGGCTACCGCGCCGACCATCCGGCGGCCCAGCGTGCGATCGCCTGGCTGCGCCGCCATCAGTCATCCGACGGCTCGTGGTGGGGACGCTGGGGCGTCAACTACGTCTATGGCACTTTCTCCGCGCTGTGCGGCTTGCGCGCCATTGGAATCGCGCCCGAGGATGCCATGATGCGCCGGGGCGCGGCGTGGCTCAGAGCCAAACAAAATCCCGACGGCGGATGGGGCGAAAGCTGCCTGTCCGATCGCGACCCGGCCTGGCGCGGCAAGGGTCCTAGCACTCCCAGCCAAACCGCCTGGGGCGTGATGGGCTTGCTGGCTGGAGAAGTGACCCCCGGGGAAGCGCTGGAACGTGGCGCGCGCTGGCTAATGGAGCGGCAGAACGGGGCGGGAGGCTGGGACGAAGCGGAATTCACCGGCACCGGTTTTCCTAACCACTTCTATCTTCGCTACCACATGTATGCGCTGTATTTTCCGCTGATTGCGTTGGGGCGCTATCGGCGCTGGCTGCAATCGGCAGGCAGGTAA
- a CDS encoding 1-deoxy-D-xylulose-5-phosphate reductoisomerase produces the protein MRTIAVLGSTGSVGVTTLDVAARFPERFRVAALAAGRNLELLAQQIARFKPEVVAVADEAAARALRATLSGQRPLVLTGLEGAVEVATHPAAELVVSALVGALGLKPTLRAIESGKDIAFANKEVLVMAGEIVTRAALAAGVRLLPVDSEHNALFQCLEGRARESVKRIILTASGGPFRTWSREQMEEATVVQALNHPIWNMGHKITIDSATLMNKGLEVIEAHWLFGLSAERIDVVIHPQGVVHSLVELVDGSVLAELAIADMAIPAAFALAYPERLPLGHLRPLSLFQAGPLTFEPPDLERFPCLRLAYQALASGGTTPACLNGANEELVAGFLAGRLRFAEIWRHLATILERYSSQPARTLEDVLQADSWGRAAAHELMAA, from the coding sequence ATGCGTACCATCGCTGTTCTGGGTTCGACCGGCTCGGTGGGGGTTACCACGTTGGACGTGGCGGCCCGCTTTCCCGAGCGCTTTCGCGTCGCGGCTCTGGCCGCTGGCCGTAATCTTGAACTGTTGGCGCAACAAATCGCCCGCTTCAAACCCGAAGTCGTGGCGGTAGCCGACGAGGCGGCGGCGCGCGCGTTGCGCGCCACGCTGAGCGGACAGCGACCGCTGGTCCTGACCGGTCTAGAGGGCGCCGTCGAGGTGGCAACCCATCCGGCTGCCGAGCTGGTGGTCTCGGCCCTGGTCGGGGCGTTAGGACTGAAACCTACCTTGCGCGCGATCGAAAGCGGTAAGGATATCGCCTTCGCCAACAAGGAAGTATTGGTAATGGCGGGGGAAATCGTGACCCGCGCGGCCCTTGCCGCGGGTGTCCGCCTGCTCCCGGTCGATAGCGAGCATAACGCCTTGTTTCAGTGTCTGGAGGGGCGTGCGCGCGAGAGTGTCAAGCGAATCATCCTGACCGCCTCGGGCGGTCCCTTCCGCACTTGGTCGCGGGAGCAGATGGAAGAGGCCACAGTGGTCCAGGCCCTCAACCACCCGATCTGGAACATGGGCCATAAGATCACTATCGACTCGGCTACCCTGATGAACAAGGGACTGGAAGTGATCGAAGCGCACTGGTTGTTCGGGCTGTCCGCGGAACGTATCGACGTGGTGATCCATCCCCAGGGCGTGGTTCATTCGCTGGTAGAGCTGGTTGACGGTTCGGTGCTGGCCGAATTGGCGATTGCCGACATGGCGATTCCCGCCGCTTTCGCGTTAGCCTATCCGGAGCGATTGCCGCTAGGCCATCTGCGCCCACTCTCTCTTTTCCAAGCCGGGCCGCTGACCTTCGAGCCGCCCGACCTGGAGCGCTTCCCCTGCCTGCGGTTGGCATATCAGGCGCTGGCCAGCGGCGGTACCACGCCGGCCTGCCTTAACGGCGCCAACGAGGAGCTGGTCGCGGGTTTTCTTGCCGGGCGGCTGCGCTTCGCTGAGATCTGGCGTCACCTAGCGACCATTTTGGAACGTTATAGCTCGCAGCCTGCACGAACCCTGGAAGACGTGCTGCAAGCCGATAGCTGGGGCCGCGCGGCGGCGCACGAGCTAATGGCGGCCTGA
- the hpnC gene encoding squalene synthase HpnC: MALSPVLVGEKPDAAALTEAYAWCGRLARSHYENFTIASWLMPRTMRPHLHAIYAYARVADDFADEEHDLNKLDQWQRELEDAYRGVARHPVFIALADTVRRFDIPPQPFLDLLAAFRSDVNFAGFETLADLMEYCRGSANPVGRLVLYLFGYRDSGRQALADQVCSGLQLANFWQDIAIDLGKGRIYLPRQDLARFGCSPEQLRAGVVNEAFINLMRHEIGVSRDLLGAGGALARLVDGRLRRDVLMFAGGGMAILRAIEAAGYDVFKRRPTLTRKDYLRVGWNALRGRLQA; this comes from the coding sequence ATGGCGCTAAGCCCGGTCCTGGTGGGAGAAAAACCCGACGCGGCGGCGTTGACCGAAGCTTACGCGTGGTGCGGGCGACTGGCGCGCTCGCATTACGAAAACTTCACGATTGCCTCTTGGCTGATGCCGCGTACGATGCGCCCGCACCTGCACGCGATTTACGCCTATGCCCGAGTGGCCGACGATTTCGCCGACGAAGAGCACGATCTGAACAAACTCGATCAATGGCAGCGTGAATTGGAGGACGCCTACCGCGGCGTGGCCCGCCATCCGGTTTTCATTGCCCTGGCCGACACCGTGCGCCGCTTTGATATTCCGCCCCAGCCTTTTTTGGATTTGCTCGCGGCATTCCGCTCCGACGTCAATTTCGCGGGTTTCGAGACTCTGGCAGATCTGATGGAGTACTGCCGCGGTTCGGCCAACCCGGTGGGGCGGCTGGTGCTCTATCTGTTTGGCTATCGCGACAGTGGTCGCCAGGCCCTGGCCGATCAGGTCTGCAGCGGGCTGCAATTGGCTAATTTCTGGCAGGATATCGCCATCGACCTGGGCAAGGGACGAATTTATTTGCCGCGCCAGGATCTGGCCCGCTTCGGCTGTTCGCCCGAGCAGTTGCGCGCTGGGGTAGTGAACGAGGCCTTTATCAACCTGATGCGCCATGAAATAGGTGTGTCGCGTGATCTGCTGGGGGCTGGCGGAGCGTTGGCCCGCTTGGTGGATGGCCGCTTGCGCCGCGACGTGCTGATGTTCGCCGGCGGTGGAATGGCGATTTTGCGCGCCATCGAAGCGGCCGGCTACGATGTCTTCAAGCGGCGCCCAACGCTGACACGCAAGGATTATCTGCGGGTGGGCTGGAACGCGCTGCGCGGCCGGCTGCAAGCATGA
- the hpnD gene encoding presqualene diphosphate synthase HpnD, giving the protein MTQSVDVTAPALAHDFARCAQITRAASSNFYYAFMLLEPHRRQALYATYAFCRFLDDIADDHPAADAGARLATWRRELELVYLGRATRPVARALAASVRRFPIPRRYFEEIIEGVEMDLSRRRYDTFAELREYCYRVASAVGLACIEIFGYRNPRTQIYAENLGLAFQLTNIIRDVREDAQRGRIYLPLEDLARFAVSEEEVLAGHYTDRFVRLLEFQAARAGQFYTLAAQALPQEDRGSLLSAEAMRLIYRALLRRIVKTGYRVMDGKLSLSAPYRLLLVGQAWAQGRLLRGRI; this is encoded by the coding sequence ATGACGCAATCGGTGGATGTGACGGCGCCCGCGCTAGCCCATGATTTCGCGCGCTGCGCGCAGATAACTCGCGCCGCCTCTTCCAATTTCTATTATGCCTTCATGCTGCTCGAGCCGCACCGGCGCCAAGCGCTTTATGCCACCTATGCCTTTTGCCGCTTTCTCGACGATATTGCCGATGACCATCCGGCCGCCGACGCCGGTGCACGGCTGGCCACGTGGCGGCGCGAGCTGGAGCTGGTCTACCTGGGCCGGGCCACTCGCCCGGTAGCGCGCGCGCTGGCGGCCAGCGTGCGCCGTTTCCCGATCCCGCGGCGCTACTTCGAGGAAATTATCGAGGGGGTGGAAATGGACCTTTCGCGCCGGCGCTATGATACTTTCGCCGAGTTGCGAGAGTACTGTTATCGGGTCGCCTCGGCGGTGGGGCTGGCATGCATCGAGATTTTCGGCTATCGCAATCCTCGCACCCAGATCTATGCCGAAAATTTGGGGCTGGCCTTTCAACTGACCAATATTATTCGCGATGTGCGCGAGGATGCCCAGCGCGGACGCATCTATCTGCCGCTGGAGGACCTTGCGCGCTTCGCGGTGAGCGAGGAAGAAGTGCTGGCGGGACATTACACCGACCGCTTCGTGCGCCTGCTGGAGTTTCAAGCCGCACGCGCCGGTCAGTTCTACACCCTGGCCGCGCAGGCTCTACCGCAAGAGGATCGCGGCTCGCTGCTGAGCGCCGAAGCGATGCGCCTAATCTATCGCGCCTTGCTACGCCGCATCGTCAAGACAGGCTATCGCGTGATGGACGGCAAGCTGAGCTTGTCGGCGCCCTATCGCCTGTTGCTGGTGGGACAGGCGTGGGCGCAGGGGAGGCTTTTGCGTGGCCGAATCTGA